In the Drosophila willistoni isolate 14030-0811.24 chromosome 3R, UCI_dwil_1.1, whole genome shotgun sequence genome, TGTCCTCCACCTCGGAGACCATGTTGTGGGGCACATAACCGCGACGACCGCGCAGTTCACCCCAATAGAAGCCATCGGCGTCTTTATCACCATAAACCTGAATGCGGGACCACAGAGCATAAAAGTCATAAGAGATTCATTCATGGCATGGGCACAGATCAAGTCAGTGtgaactatgtatgtatgtttgttgttgttgttgttgtttgaaaGTGTTTTGAGTGCATAACGCTAACTTATGGTTCTAGTAAGAAGAGTTAACAACGTCTACTTAGTGGTTAGTTATTGAGTATTTGTATGTAAATCATTAGATATTCTTTGGATTGGACTTAGGGTAATAAACGGGGGGGTTGATCTCAACTGATTAGGTGTGAGGATCATGGGGGCATATGGGGGCGAGGCGAGAGGCGAAGGAAAAACATGCACTgattcaattcaattagtGACAAGCGCAGCCAATTCTTGGCATCAATATCGATCGCATCCAATTGCATCCAATTcaagaatgagagagagagagagagcgagagcgagaCAGCGATTGCTTTACCGTATCCCTTGGAATCGGGGGTCGAGTGGTAACATCTTCGCGCGCACGTTGCGAAGGGGCCTATTGAGTTTCTGCAGCTGCAAAGTGTTTTGGTGGTTCTCTGTGTGTGAGGCACAAAAGATCAGCGAGCTTACCTTAATCGTATCACCCTCTTGGAATGGCAGTTCTTCGTCGCAGCCATCGGGATTGGGACTCATTGTGGATGGGTCGTAGTCGAACATGGCCACAAAGTAGCGAGGTTTCTTTTGCGCTCCAggcatttgttgttgtggctgctGTTGACCAGGCTGTTGGCCCGGCATAAGCTGGCCCTGTTGCatttgctgctgatgctgttgttgttgttgttgttgctgttgttgctgctggttgAAAGGAACTCGTGGTCCACCCATTTGACCCTGCATTTGACCAGGCATTTGACCCTGCATTTGACCAGCCATTTGACCCGGCATTTGACCCTGCATTTGACCCGGCATTTGACCCGGCATTTGACCCGGCATCTGACCCTGCATTTGGCCAGGAATCTGTTGACCCTGCATCTGTCCAGGGGCTGGTCCTCGAAAGCGTGGACCTCCTTGCATCTGTCCCTGCACACCAtatggctgttgttgttgttgttgcagcgGACCCGCAGGTCGCCCTGGCACTGGACCCATGCCacgctgttgctgctgccctGTCGGCGCCCCCGGCTGGTAGCCCTGGACGACCGATGTAAGTACGcgcataaatttaaattaatttaaatgaatttaaaattttgttagcGTTTCTCTTCatatctttttgttttttaggtttttttttttttgttttttttttagcgaGTACTCTGTTTTTCATTCACATTGTCTTTTTGAGAATATTAAGGAGTTCTTTTAGCAAAATACGAAGGCGTCTATACTATggtaagtatatacatattggTAAGTAAGTAGTTAAGTAATTAAGTATGTTAGAATGCAGCTGCGTTTAGCGATTTCTATTTTATATAGTAGTAGTTTCTCTTTTAGACAACTAAATTAAAGTTGAATGTCTTGtgatatgtgtgtatgtatgtatgtatgtgtgtgtatatatagagaTCAAGGCGATTTACAAGCTAGATACATTTAActgaaaactaaaatataGTATGTAGTCTATTTTGGTTGATAGATCAAAGTTCAGGTTTATTGTTAGTAAGAAGCTATGTATGTTTATACAGTGTATTTGGTTAGTTCTTGATTTTGGAGAGGGGAGTGAGGAAATATCAGCGATAACGAGTTGGAAATGAAGAGTTAATGTAAAGATTTTATATATCCCATTTATAGTAAAGGAATTATGATTGGTGTCCTGTTGTTGTGTATGTAATCAAATTGTACATGAATCGGTTAAGcactatatatttttacaaaTCGAGTTCGACTAAGGACTTTATTTAGTTCACTCACAAGTAGGcaaggtacatacatacatatatacagccCTAAAACACCAATATCTCAAGCTACTTTTAGTATATTTTAATCCAGCTAAAACGAATCATCTACAGTGATTAAATTCGATGGGTAATGCAAAAATTGTAAATGGAAAACGGGGGACGGAAGGACTcttgtttttcatttcattcccTAGAATCTCTCTATGAAAACTTCATAACTATTATTTCATTCTATACCAAAGACAATTACAGTAGAATCCAGTTATAACGACGCTCAATAGACCGACGATAGTTATATCCGGAAGACGTACTAACCGGAGGCCCTTTCATATAAGTTTGTATTGGGACCAAGCAATcactcatcgaactttagtcgCTATAACCTGACGGACATTATAAGCGgcgtcgttataaccggattaTACTGTATATTACATTCAAGGGAATCCGAAAATAAGATCAAGTCAAATTATTAGCAACTAAAACgaattttgtttatctttTGAGACGAAAGTGTGTAAGAAAAGTTTGATAAATCTCAAATTTCTGCTTAATGCTTTTTAGTCCTTCATGATATTATTATACCAAAGTTTAAGTGCATTAAAAGAGATATACAAGGGAAATTCTGCCAAAATTTCTTTACTTAGTAAAGGTTTTAATTTCACTAAACTTGATACATTGAAAAATATAGATTGAAACTCCGCTCAAGTATTTTATTTGGATATCTCACTCACGATAAGTTactataaacaaatataagaAGTAGCTAAAAGGGGTAAACTATTCTCCAAGAGTTTTTACAACTTCTACCAAAAAGAGGACTTAATCTAAGCTGATTGATTGATTGCAAAAGGCAAATGGATTACCCAAAATTTAGATTTAAGTATAATCTGACTAATTTTGAGTAAACTCACCACAGAAATGGGAAAAAAGCGTTTACATATTGAATTTCAtggaaacattttaaatactttCTTCAAAACACACAAGTTTTCGTATATTTAGAGCCGTgaaataaaaagtattttcaAAAGCATAAAAATCTCTAAGAACAACTAAAACCAAAAGCCAAACGCAATGtatgttgtttgttttttttcaaatttttcagtTACGCTTTCTGTTTTcattcaaaaatgtttgaaaaatcAAGCGCAATTTCTAAACTTTTCGGCTATTTAATCAATACATAAGAATATGCAGTATATGTACTTCagttaaaatgaaaataaacgacaaaaagaaaacaaaaacgaaaaatgcaTCAAACACTTAAAGTATTTGTGTGTCTGTTAACTTTTTAcgcaaagtgttacaagttaaTCTTATGTTTAAACTAAGTAGTTGATATATaggtatttaatttttgagtGAATGTCTGAGTATTtcttggtgtgtgtgtgtgtgtgtcatgGTAGTGGTGGTGGGTGTTGGTAATAAGTGAAAGATGTTGTGGGTATAACTTACATTCTGGTTCACTTGATTCTGTGTGGGTTTCGAGAAGAGGCCACCGAGCAGGCCACCTAACAAGCCGGAGCCTCCGTCGGGCTGTATTCAGTTATCGGTATTGGGTATCatataatgaaaatgaatatgtaacttgttttgtttaaaattgttCGTTGACATTGGCATTTGTTGGTTTCAATCCTTAATCATTGCTTAATTGCttaattgttattgttaaatGGCCAAATATATGGCTAAAAATCTAATTTCAAATCTCAAATATAAGTTAATCATCAACAAAGTTTGTAAAATTTAACTTgctataattattattattattattgtgtaaTATTATTGCGGCTTCAATTCAAGACATGCTACGTATGTAAATAGTATGTAAGTGGGGTATATATATGGTAGGCACTGTATTTGTATActaaatcaaaattcaaattaaattcaaacaaaccaaaaataaaactggCATATCCATTTTGCAttgaaattgataaaaaaaagtaactaaataaaaagaaaataacttacatacatacaaatcaTAGAGGGGGGCGGGGGGGTTTTTGGGTTTCGGGTTGGGGGTTTTAGACAGGCCTCAAATTCAATTGCTTTTTTTGGTTCTTATCATTATTAGCTTTCTCTTTCTTTGGTATTTGTGAATTTAGTGCGTTTGTCTAATACATTTTCTCTcagtgtatgtatataatgttGTGAATTGGTTAATTAGCAAACAAAACCGAGAGGAAAAAGAAGGATAGTAGTAGTAATTAGGCAGACCATTTAAATATAACACGAGAGTTGAAAGAGTTAagagagagatatagagaGTATATAAATGTAAGTTAGAGAAAATGTACAAAAGaatcttttttttggtttttttttttaaggaattTGTTGAGTTAGTTAGTATAAAAGAGTTTGGTGATTATGTGTAAGTTGGAAACTGGTGAACTGATCATTGTCTGATGGTGCAAAAGAATTGCGGGAAACGTTTAggtatgtatttgttttttatatatgtaagtacagGCAGTGGAATCGAAATTGTATTTAATGTAAATGTCTAATGGTTTTTGGCATTCAAACTTGAGAACatgttatgtatgtatattggttgtatgatgtatgtacatttggcTTATTGTACAAACAAATACAATCTTCGATGATGTCACATCGCATCGAAATCAAGAGAAAAACGAGTTCATAGAACATTATTTACagtgtatttatgtatatgatGCATTTAAATCACAAGCGGACACTCACCTGATGGCCAGGCTGGCCAGGCTGTTGTCCCGGCTGCTGTCCCGGCTGCATTCCCTGCTGCTGCATCTGATTTGGATCGTATTGCGGATGATGCGGATCCTGTTGGCCCATcatgtgctgctgctgttgctgttgctgctgctgaccgGGAACGGTCATGCCATGTGGACCCTGTGGAAGCTGTGGCCCCACCATTCCCATACCCATTTGATTTGGTCCCCGGCGAGCAACAGCATTGCGCACAGTGTCTGCCGAGGGGAAGAGGGAATTAGATTGGTCAACAACAGAGTGAGAAAAGAGAAAGTCCATCTCACTTGGTATCAAGATGGGCGCACTGTCCGCCGACTGTGAATCTCGAGATTTGGTGCGAATGGTGACGGCTCTCGGATTAAAGACACCCAGCTTGCCAATGTCGATGAGGGCATGGTCGCCAGTGGGGGAATTGATGTCGGTGACCTTTTTACCATCGGCATACACAGCATAGCCGGTTACTGGCCCCGTTGAGGTGGGCCTGTTAACCGGCTGCCATGTCACCAGAATGGTACCATCTTGAGGGCCAGCCTCAAGCTGGATTTCCTGCGGGGGATCGGGCAGGCCTTTGGTCAACGTGCGGAAATCGGCATAGGCTCCAGGCGCCTCCTCCTGACCGGGTCGGCCGGGTGTCTGAGGCGTGTGCTGGCCCACGGCGCGCAGATGTTTGGCCCGTACGGTGACTCGATATTGGGTGCTCGGCGCCAATCCGGTAATGGTGTGCCTATACATGCCCGGCTTGACGGTGCGCACCTCCACATTGTTCACACACACCACGTGCTGGTGGTTGGAATTGGCCGGCAGCCACGAGATGACCGCTGAGGAACACGTTATGTGCGAGGCGCGCACCGCCGAGGGGCCCAAATGTGAGGTGTCGCGCCCAATAATCATGGTGCAAGCGGCATCCCGAGACGTCTGACGATTCTGGGTCACGCTTCGCACACTAATGCGATGCGGCTGCTTATGAAAATGGGAACAGACCATTAGAAATACATAAAGGATGGCTTAAAGGACAAAGCAACTTACCCGCGTGGAGTCGACGCCCTCGATAAGAGCTCGTGTGCGTTCGTTGGCCTTCACCGTAACCTTGAGCACGCCGTCCACATAGACGTGATAGCTTTCAATTAGATTATAGCCCACAGGCTCCGGCGGTGACCAACCAATGAGCACGCTCTTGTTCAGCTGTCGTTCCAGGGTCAAGTGTTTGGGAGCTGGAACTGTTTTAAGGATGAGACaattcatttaatatatttattgactAAAAGGATAAGGATTCGGGTTCTGGCAAATACTActaaggagagagagagacagagtgtTATGCTCACATTCGGGCCATGCATTGCAGTGtcaccaaaaaccaaaaacaaaatgtttaaacatCATGCAAAAACTGCTAGAGTTTGTAAGTggagaggagaggagaggggaggagaatagttACCATTGTCACTGATATCGTCCTGATCGTGCTCCAGATCGGTGTGCGTCTCACTCAAACGTGCCAAATCCTCGTGGGTGTGTGTGAGCAATGGGTTGTGCGGCGGCAAGGAGGGCAATGACGTTGTATCGCACTGCATCGAGCCATCCTCGGCATCGCGCAGTGTCGATAGCACCGCCTGATGGAATTCCAGAAGATCGTCGCCTAAACGAAAAGTTATTAGCCACGCTGAGAATTCTTCTTCCACTTTTTCCCGCACTTACCCACTAAACGTTGTACAAAAGAAGCGGGCACAAGGCCGCGTCGTCCATCCAGAAGCTCGGCATCCAGGTAACCACCTTGAGGTTCACCACTTGTCCATACCAGCAGATAATCACCGGCACACAATGACAACTCCCCTTCAGCCTCCCTGtagaaaatttcaatatttactagagaatttcatttgatttactTGAGGTGAATTTACTCTGGCGGATCGTAGGGGAAGCGGGCAATGAACACGCAGCATCTTCCCTTTCCCGGTATGTCCAGCATATCCACCTGGGGTTCACTGGCTCCATTTAGTGTATGATTGCGACCTGGAAGACGAGGGATTTCAATTTAAAGTCGCTGTTTCGATGCTATTTCTTACCATCCAAATCCAAGGCACCGAGTGCCAGGCCACTGCGATTGTGCATCATGGAAACGCTTAAGCCGTCGGTGAATTCGTCAAGGCCCCAACTGCTCGGCGGTATTGGGGAGCAGGGTGAACTGCGATTACCATAACGAGCCAAAGGAATATCAATCTCATCcagcattttcattttggttgCCTGACGCAAGGCGGCCGATGTAAATGGATACGATGCACTCGAGGCGACATCCAGAAATGGTGGACCATAGGAACTGCCCAAAGCTCCCGCTGCACCGCCGCTGAGGCCATACAGCGAGGTAGCTCCAGTGATgccaccaccgccaccgcctGGACCGGCACCCAATCCGAGACCTGTTGCACCTAGCAGCGCGCTGGTATCCAGCATATTGATGTTACCCAGCCCGGGATGGGCCAGGGATGTGCCGGCGGTGCCAGCGGTGCCGCTCAGTCCCAAAGCCGAGTAGCTGGACGAGCCGGCTGGCGGCAAATTATGCGAGTTCAGTGACAGGAGGGGCATGGTTGTGCTCTGTAAATTGTACAGTTGTATTGTTCCGCGCTTCATGTTTCAATTGGATATTCAAATTTCAGGTGCATTTCAATTTGGAATTtcatttgtatgtgtgtgttggtgtgttggtgtgtggttgtgtgtgtttgtaggtattttttttatacaaatttacaagacaaattgttgttgtggttgttggtgttgttgtcgttgtagatacacacacacagatacaggTTACAaatacagacatacatatacattgaTATTGATATTGATATTTGATTTTCGCGAACCAATTCGCCAGTTTTAGTCATTAGAGAGAGTCAAAGAGTAAAGTTAGTTAAAGGATATTAGAAAATAGtttatacacaaacacacattaTTTTGTACAAAAGAAGAAATGGGGGGAGAGaaagaacgagagagagagagagagagaacaggAAGAGACAAGAAAGAGCACATAAGACGGAAAAAGAGATCACAGAGAAACAGAATAACACGTTTATTTGGCCGATGCCTCCAATACATCAGAGATatgttatttaaatatatatatatatatatagacgaTATATATACGTCATGGCATTCAATTGCGAACATGTTATGAGCTGAATTCTGGTCATGAATTTTGATCTCAGCTAAGAGCTCAAGCCATTTCCAAGCAgtgaattatatatatacgatAAAGTATGAAGACGACATTATTCAtcattcatcatcatcatcatcatcatcatcaaaatAAGAACATAAAACATAACAATTTGTGAACAATTGAACGATAAGCATGAAGATCAAATGCTCAATATGTAATGTACTTAAGTacacttttacatatgtatgtatgcgtgtatgtatgtatgtatgcatatatgtatgtatgtatacattttaGTGAAATGAACGTGATCTAAAGAACTAAGTTGGTCTTTGATCTGAGCCAAAGTCAAGGCTAAGTAATAAGTTACACTCATATCCTAACATTTAGTTACTGCAAAGACTACTAAATCGACTACTACATAGCAGACAGATAGCATCTTAAAAATGCTTTCAATATACAAACTACTTAAACAACAGATGAGACCAACTTAGTTTAGAAACCATatccaatatatgtatatgtataaggAACATTTAAACATGCAAACAAGAAGACATCAAGAAAACAACAGCAATGAAATGGACTTATATACCTACGTATACTTGATATGTCTTTAAGAATGTGAAGAAGTTTATAAGCAAAtgtgtggatgtgtgtgtgtttgtgtgagtgtgtatgaatgtgtgggtgtgagtgatgtaatattttcaataatgaGACTACAACAAAACGCAATTCGCAGGACTAATACTGGCTACATCTGGACTTGGGCATCTTTGTTGAGAATCCCAGAGCTAGAATACCAGGGCCAGAAATAGCGATGATCAATGATCAATACAAAACGAACAAAGGCTAAAGCAAATGATCGCTATGGTtacaatttgaattgaattatCAACATATAATCTAGATTAAATATATAGCAAAAGCCAAGTGAACCACAGATGATGCCATTGCATACGCCAAGCGAGACTGATTGCATCGTTTTGGGTTCGAAAAACGAATCGAatcggatatatatatgtatgtatatgctgATATATGCtgagttgcagttgcagttgctcttgttgttagTTCATTGCAATTGAAAATAGTTGGTTTACCTGACTTAATGCCGTTGGCATAGCCTTCATCGTGTGAATATTTACCGGCAATGGTGGAATGCCAGTGATTCCACTAGTTCCGCTCAATAATTTCTCAACGGATGTCTGGCCATAGGCGGAGGCGGCAGCAGCCGCATTCAATGATTGTATGGCATGACTGCTTAGACTCGACGATATGCCACTGATTGCATTGGGCACCAGGGCCGATATGGATGTGAGACCACTGCCACTATGGCCATGAATGTGACCGCCATGGCCATGGCCAGCACCGCCGCCTCCGCCGGCTCCTGCAGCGGCGGCCACGCTCTGCGAGCCAACGCTGGTGCCACTGAGACTAGTGCTGGCCCCATTCGGTATGGTGGAAGCTAGCGATTGCGGCAAGCTGGAATAACCAGACGATAGAGCCGAAACGCCGCCACCTGAGGCACCGCCTAGTACGGCTCTTTTATACCGATTCAGTTCTTCTTCGAGTTCTAGAGCAAAGAAATCATAATGATTAAATAGCAGATAGATAGATATCTTTTCGGCTTAACTCACCACTCTTTGATATGGTTCTAAATTCGCTATTTCCCGTGTTCATCATGGAACTGGGTGGCAAGGCGGACATACTAACACTGGCCGAAGTACGCGGCTGTTCCAGTTCGGCCAGCACACGATTATCctaaaagaaaatcaaatagGTTAGTCCATAGTAGGCTAGGCAAGTCGAATATGTTAATCTGTAGTAGGCTAGGCAAATCAAATATGTTATTCGGTAGTAGGTAGTATCGGGTAGATATCATAATATCTGATTCGTGCTCTGTAACCTGTCGAGACCAGAATAAAATTCTCCAaaccaaaatttatataaattcaGCTACAAACATGAAGAGTGGCAAACAAAATATTGGAATAGTCAAGGGACTTCTCGAGCAGGCCAGCTACATAGCCAACAGTCTGAACGAGCTGAATGTCAAAGCATCTGAGCTAATCGCGGAGGGATGGATTATCGATGCTGAAATCCAGAATTCATACAAATTTCGGGAGGATCATTTGGTTAAATATCTGGTCGATCGTGTAGAGGACGATGAGCAAGTGCAGCTGCTACGCATGAATATACAACTTAAGCGCACCGTAGATGAATATCAATTGGGAGTGGAAAAGATAATGGCCAAGTACAAGGAGCACTGCGAGAGCGAAGTGCTAAATGAGAGTTTCAATCTGCGGGAGAAGTATATTAACGATCTGAGTAAAATTGTCGAGACCCAGGATGCACGCATCGCGGAAATGGCCAATCTGATGCTATCGTGTGCCTTTCTGGTGGAGCAAGACAGTGTGGAAAATCAAGAGATTATGCGTCAACTGCTGGCTGACAATGAACAGATGCGTTACCAACTGCAGATTAGCCAAGCTATGAAGCAGTTTGTCCAGGGATCAAAGCCATCAACTGAGAGCGGCACACAGTTTAATGAGAATGATCTTGACGCTAACTCAGAGTCGACTAGTTTTAGCAGTTTGGAGAGTTTTATCACTTGTCTATCGTCAGGCGAATCGGCCTCAACAGACGGCTCGGTTATTAGCCAAATTGAAGTCAATCGCTTTATTGAGCAAGCTCTGTCCGATGTCAAGGTGGAAGCAGTGGCCGAGGATGGCGAGTTGGATGTTGTTGCCGAAGCTAATGTTTGATATTATTCAATtttgcttctttattaaacTAACGAAATGAGCATTTAATTCGCTGGagatttcttttctttactgtttgtttgattttacCTGCTCAATCTTTGCCATGATGATATCAATCTCCGAGCCTTGGTCCTGGTGACTGATTGTCGGTGCCCATGTGACGGTGGAACTGCTGGCCGAGGTTGGTATGGTTGCGCCGGCAGATGACGCTCCACTGCTCATGGCCATgttcatattcatattcatattcatgTTGCCAGCTTGGGAGCGTCCAGCCTTGGCCTTGAGAGTAGAAGTCAGTTCGATTTGTAGCTCCTCGCAGCGTACATTCTCCAGCGCAACCTGTGAGAAATATAGATTAGATTAACTCTCCCAATTCCATTCATTTGTAGAGACTCACCTTCTTTTCTAGTTCCCGGGCTCTCGACTGCAGGTTTTCCACCGCCTCGGCATCGGGACGTGCGCTACTGCTAAGATTGCGTATTTGTGCCAGAGTTTcctacaaaaaaatattcgcTATTACTTGCTCAGGGGATTGGGGGGGTGAGGGGCGGTCGTCGCTTACCTGATGCGCCCTCTCGATTTCGGTGCGCCGCATTTCAGCATCCCGCAACTGCATACTAAGGGCGTCCAACATGCTATTTGGGGCACTGGCAGCGGCCACGGCAGCGGCCGCCGACTGATGATGATGCATCGACTCGTACGGCATGCTGTGGCTGCCTCTCACTAACTAACGACTGCAAGTAATCAAACAAAGCGACAAAAACTCTTTCAATCTTAATGGGTTTTTAGAAATGATGACTAAGACGATATCCCGCGGTCACTCCAATCAATAAATCGTCTTGGCCGGCTTTTGACCAACTTCTTGTGGATTTTCtgctttgttttatttttatttatgctcGCTTTGGTTGTTTAAATTATTGATGTATGTGAAAATGGGTCAGCTGTTTGGCTAGAATAGCAATTTGTGGCACGCATAGCTCAAGTTCCTCAAGTTCGTGAACTTTGAACTATGCGCCTAATCACTGGAGAGTAATTGCAAATACAAATGCTTTAGATCGtttagttttcattatttgtttACGATGAAAATGATGAAGTGAAAGCGAGTGGGAACATATCTTTGACATTTACGTACGTATATTTAAGAATTCTAGTTGTTTATTGTGAAATATCAAAGGTAAATTTCTTGGAAAATGCAAGTTATCCGCCACGTCCGTTTaccccaaaaagtatgctatggtTTAGAGAGCAGACGATTCGTAAAATTACTCATACGCCACCCTTAATCATGTGTGAGGCAAAGACGCGCGCCACTGAGTCTAGACGAG is a window encoding:
- the LOC6646964 gene encoding uncharacterized protein LOC6646964 isoform X4; its protein translation is MPYESMHHHQSAAAAVAAASAPNSMLDALSMQLRDAEMRRTEIERAHQETLAQIRNLSSSARPDAEAVENLQSRARELEKKVALENVRCEELQIELTSTLKAKAGRSQAGNMNMNMNMNMAMSSGASSAGATIPTSASSSTVTWAPTISHQDQGSEIDIIMAKIEQDNRVLAELEQPRTSASVSMSALPPSSMMNTGNSEFRTISKSELEEELNRYKRAVLGGASGGGVSALSSGYSSLPQSLASTIPNGASTSLSGTSVGSQSVAAAAGAGGGGGAGHGHGGHIHGHSGSGLTSISALVPNAISGISSSLSSHAIQSLNAAAAASAYGQTSVEKLLSGTSGITGIPPLPVNIHTMKAMPTALSQRGTIQLYNLQSTTMPLLSLNSHNLPPAGSSSYSALGLSGTAGTAGTSLAHPGLGNINMLDTSALLGATGLGLGAGPGGGGGGITGATSLYGLSGGAAGALGSSYGPPFLDVASSASYPFTSAALRQATKMKMLDEIDIPLARYGNRSSPCSPIPPSSWGLDEFTDGLSVSMMHNRSGLALGALDLDGRNHTLNGASEPQVDMLDIPGKGRCCVFIARFPYDPPEEAEGELSLCAGDYLLVWTSGEPQGGYLDAELLDGRRGLVPASFVQRLVGDDLLEFHQAVLSTLRDAEDGSMQCDTTSLPSLPPHNPLLTHTHEDLARLSETHTDLEHDQDDISDNVPAPKHLTLERQLNKSVLIGWSPPEPVGYNLIESYHVYVDGVLKVTVKANERTRALIEGVDSTRPHRISVRSVTQNRQTSRDAACTMIIGRDTSHLGPSAVRASHITCSSAVISWLPANSNHQHVVCVNNVEVRTVKPGMYRHTITGLAPSTQYRVTVRAKHLRAVGQHTPQTPGRPGQEEAPGAYADFRTLTKGLPDPPQEIQLEAGPQDGTILVTWQPVNRPTSTGPVTGYAVYADGKKVTDINSPTGDHALIDIGKLGVFNPRAVTIRTKSRDSQSADSAPILIPNTVRNAVARRGPNQMGMGMVGPQLPQGPHGMTVPGQQQQQQQQQHMMGQQDPHHPQYDPNQMQQQGMQPGQQPGQQPGQPGHQGYQPGAPTGQQQQRGMGPVPGRPAGPLQQQQQQPYGVQGQMQGGPRFRGPAPGQMQGQQIPGQMQGQMPGQMPGQMPGQMQGQMPGQMAGQMQGQMPGQMQGQMGGPRVPFNQQQQQQQQQQQQHQQQMQQGQLMPGQQPGQQQPQQQMPGAQKKPRYFVAMFDYDPSTMSPNPDGCDEELPFQEGDTIKVYGDKDADGFYWGELRGRRGYVPHNMVSEVEDTTAQMGTGVQQMGPQGTPGGVGVGMGVGTGQIMPGQGAPQQSMRNVSRDRWGDIYANMPVKRMIALYDYDPQELSPNVDAEQVELCFKTGEIILVYGDMDEDGFYMGELDGVRGLVPSNFLADAPDQYNNQMGPGGAGRGGLSQRGRGQGPGARGPPPPPRDNMMPGVAGQRGPQGKNARPASPTLLDNTGHPAPDHQTQGMIGRVGNVGLQQQQQQQQQQLQQQPYGQQQQQQQQQMGQPGMMGMGMGQQQPGQQMGMGMMGPGQQQQNLQQQQQQQQQMGSGGQMGMGMSNMGNMGMGNMGQQQQQQPPVTTQAQTGGLFSGATSLLSGATSAATGGLFGSKQPPKTDPMQPPGGVQPTQQQTNAFGAQQMQPGMQPGMQPGMQPGMQPGMQPGMQPGMQPGMQQQQQQQQQVPPQAQPPPQGPGAGLLGGLKGIAAAAPGGDVLSKGKDLFGKFGFGFGK
- the LOC6646964 gene encoding uncharacterized protein LOC6646964 isoform X1, translating into MPYESMHHHQSAAAAVAAASAPNSMLDALSMQLRDAEMRRTEIERAHQETLAQIRNLSSSARPDAEAVENLQSRARELEKKVALENVRCEELQIELTSTLKAKAGRSQAGNMNMNMNMNMAMSSGASSAGATIPTSASSSTVTWAPTISHQDQGSEIDIIMAKIEQDNRVLAELEQPRTSASVSMSALPPSSMMNTGNSEFRTISKSELEEELNRYKRAVLGGASGGGVSALSSGYSSLPQSLASTIPNGASTSLSGTSVGSQSVAAAAGAGGGGGAGHGHGGHIHGHSGSGLTSISALVPNAISGISSSLSSHAIQSLNAAAAASAYGQTSVEKLLSGTSGITGIPPLPVNIHTMKAMPTALSQRGTIQLYNLQSTTMPLLSLNSHNLPPAGSSSYSALGLSGTAGTAGTSLAHPGLGNINMLDTSALLGATGLGLGAGPGGGGGGITGATSLYGLSGGAAGALGSSYGPPFLDVASSASYPFTSAALRQATKMKMLDEIDIPLARYGNRSSPCSPIPPSSWGLDEFTDGLSVSMMHNRSGLALGALDLDGRNHTLNGASEPQVDMLDIPGKGRCCVFIARFPYDPPEEAEGELSLCAGDYLLVWTSGEPQGGYLDAELLDGRRGLVPASFVQRLVGDDLLEFHQAVLSTLRDAEDGSMQCDTTSLPSLPPHNPLLTHTHEDLARLSETHTDLEHDQDDISDNVPAPKHLTLERQLNKSVLIGWSPPEPVGYNLIESYHVYVDGVLKVTVKANERTRALIEGVDSTRPHRISVRSVTQNRQTSRDAACTMIIGRDTSHLGPSAVRASHITCSSAVISWLPANSNHQHVVCVNNVEVRTVKPGMYRHTITGLAPSTQYRVTVRAKHLRAVGQHTPQTPGRPGQEEAPGAYADFRTLTKGLPDPPQEIQLEAGPQDGTILVTWQPVNRPTSTGPVTGYAVYADGKKVTDINSPTGDHALIDIGKLGVFNPRAVTIRTKSRDSQSADSAPILIPNTVRNAVARRGPNQMGMGMVGPQLPQGPHGMTVPGQQQQQQQQQHMMGQQDPHHPQYDPNQMQQQGMQPGQQPGQQPGQPGHQPDGGSGLLGGLLGGLFSKPTQNQVNQNGYQPGAPTGQQQQRGMGPVPGRPAGPLQQQQQQPYGVQGQMQGGPRFRGPAPGQMQGQQIPGQMQGQMPGQMPGQMPGQMQGQMPGQMAGQMQGQMPGQMQGQMGGPRVPFNQQQQQQQQQQQQHQQQMQQGQLMPGQQPGQQQPQQQMPGAQKKPRYFVAMFDYDPSTMSPNPDGCDEELPFQEGDTIKVYGDKDADGFYWGELRGRRGYVPHNMVSEVEDTTAQMGTGVQQMGPQGTPGGVGVGMGVGTGQIMPGQGAPQQSMRNVSRDRWGDIYANMPVKRMIALYDYDPQELSPNVDAEQVELCFKTGEIILVYGDMDEDGFYMGELDGVRGLVPSNFLADAPDQYNNQMGPGGAGRGGLSQRGRGQGPGARGPPPPPRDNMMPGVAGQRGPQGKNARPASPTLLDNTGHPAPDHQTQGMIGRVGNVGLQQQQQQQQQQLQQQPYGQQQQQQQQQMGQPGMMGMGMGQQQPGQQMGMGMMGPGQQQQNLQQQQQQQQQMGSGGQMGMGMSNMGNMGMGNMGQQQQQQPPVTTQAQTGGLFSGATSLLSGATSAATGGLFGSKQPPKTDPMQPPGGVQPTQQQTNAFGAQQMQPGMQPGMQPGMQPGMQPGMQPGMQPGMQPGMQQQQQQQQQVPPQAQPPPQGPGAGLLGGLKGIAAAAPGGDVLSKGKDLFGKFGFGFGK